The Polypterus senegalus isolate Bchr_013 chromosome 1, ASM1683550v1, whole genome shotgun sequence genome includes a window with the following:
- the LOC120542429 gene encoding E3 SUMO-protein ligase ZBED1-like: MIATDFQPFSIVEDTGFKKYSQALNPSYIPPSRKALAQKVTDMYDRETASLKRRVSKVPAVCLTTDCWTSRTTASYMSVTCHFIEDFRVASCLLDCFEFSERHTADNIAQQLLSVAAEWGVDKKVVCCLTDNAANVTKAIQTIGWTHLPCLAHTINLVVRDNLQASKPIIDKVKEAVEYFHRSTVGAQKLKETQLQMKMEELRPKQDCPTRWNSTYYMLKSFIASKNAIISTLAVTNAPVRHLSQEEWTTVQEICTILQPFEEVTVELSAESYLTASKVAAQGVIDSLCASMSLRFHRIHANHILADTAALDPRFRRMAFPDGRTADETFQRLSTAAARISSDTPIQQQPAVEGLEGAGSGAGSIVWSYFHEKVAGTVEARNPTSDAVMEVRAYLEEPLLPTHEDPLKWWECRAPVYPRLSKLMAKKLCVVATSVPSERIFSKTGQIISERRSRLKPKWSELLSSLMQICPRTRKRQKKP, translated from the exons ATGATAGCCACTGACTTCCAGCCTTTCTCAATAGTGGAGGACACAGGATTCAAAAAATATTCACAGGCGCTCAACCCCTCCTACATTCCTCCAAGTAGGAAGGCCTTAGCCCAGAAGGTCACGGATATGTATGACAGGGAGACAGCATCTTTGAAGAGAAGGGTGTCAAAAGTACCAGCTGTCTGTTTAACCACAGACTGTTGGACTTCAAGAACGACAGCATCATATATGTCTGTAACCTGCCATTTTATCGAGGATTTCCGTGTGGCCTCCTGCCTCTTGGACTGTTTTGAATTCAGTGAGCGGCACACAGCAGACAACATTGCACAACAGCTGCTTAGTGTTGCAGCAGAGTGGGGGGTGGACAAGAAAGTAGTGTGCTGCCTAACCGATAATGCAGCAAATGTTACTAAGGCTATACAAACCATTGGATGGACGCACCTTCCATGCCTGGCCCATACTATTAACCTGGTGGTAAGAGATAATCTGCAAGCTTCAAAGCCCATCATTGATAAGGTGAAAGAGGCAGTGGAATACTTTCACAGAAGCACCGTGGGGGCACAAAAACTAAAGGAGACTCAACTACAAATGAAGATGGAGGAGCTCCGACCAAAACAGGATTGTCCTACAAGGTGGAATTCCACCTACTACATGTTGAAAAGCTTTATTGCCAGTAAAAATGCCATAATCTCCACCCTGGCCGTCACCAATGCACCTGTTCGCCACCTGTCCCAGGAGGAATGGACCACAGTGCAAGAAATTTGCACAATCTTGCAACCATTTGAGGAAGTCACTGTGGAACTCAGTGCAGAAAG ctaCTTGACAGCCTCGAAGGTGGCCGCGCAAGGTGTGATCGACAGTCTGTGTGCAAGTATGTCATTGCGATTCCACAGGATTCATGCCAACCACATACTAGCAGATACTGCTGCACTTGACCCGCGTTTTAGAAGGATGGCTTTCCCTGATGGCAGAACAGCAGATGAGACGTTTCAAAGGCTGTCAACTGCAGCAGCAAGAATTAGCAGTGACACACCCATCCAACAGCAACCAGCTGTGGAAGGACTGGAAGGAGCAGGCAGTGGTGCTGGATCAATAGTTTGGAGCTATTTCCATGAGAAA GTAGCTGGAACAGTGGAAGCCAGGAATCCCACCTCTGATGCTGTCATGGAGGTGCGAGCCTACCTGGAGGAGCCTCTTCTTCCAACACATGAGGATCCCCTCAAGTGGTGGGAGTGTCGAGCCCCTGTTTACCCAAGGCTTAGCAAGCTGATGGCCAAGAAGCTTTGTGTTGTGGCGACATCAGTTCCCTCTGAGAGAATATTCTCGAAAACTGGACAGATAATCTCAGAGAGGAGAAGTCGCCTTAAGCCCAAATGGTCAGAGCTTTTGTCTTCCTTAATGCAAATTTGCCCAAGAACAAGAAAGAGGCAGAAAAAGCCATAA